A segment of the Deltaproteobacteria bacterium genome:
AGGCGTATCAAAAGCGCTTACCCGAAATGCAAGCGTTAGGCGCATCAATTGTGGCGATTGCGCCAGAGCAGCCAGTAAAAACCGTAGCAACTTCAGAAAAAGATCACTTGACCTTTCCAGTGCTCAGTGATGCGGGCAACAACGTTGCGCGTCAGTTTAAGCTTGTCTTTCCCGTAGCTGAAGTCCTCCGGCCAATCTACAAAAACATCGGTGCTGATCTGCCAGCCTACAACGGCGATGAATCGTGGGAGTTACCGATGCCAGGCACGTTCGTCGTCGACAAGAGTGGCACGGTTCGTTTAGCGTTCGTTGATGCTGATTACACCCGTCGATTAGAGCCGCAGGCAATTGTTGAGTGTTTACGGCAGATCACGCAAGCGTAATGCAATACGAAAAAAGGTGCATCATGTCGGACCCCAGTCTCTTCGAAACGATTCATTCCATGCGGGCGATGCGACGGCTCAAACCCGACCCTGTACCGCTCGAATTGATCCGCAAAGTGCTTGATGCTGGCACGCGTGCTCCGAGCGGGCAGAACACGCAGCCGTGGGCGTTTGTGGTCGTGCAAGATTCCGATGGCAAGAAGTTCATTCAAGAGCGTTACCATCAGGCGATGCTCTCGCG
Coding sequences within it:
- a CDS encoding AhpC/TSA family protein, yielding MSTPSHSLNTELQEQISAFQQQMLPNIPKEILATFEKTTTELVRSGIAERSLHVGEKAPDFTLATAQGEQVKFSEVLQKGPAVVTFYRGGWUPYCNLQLQAYQKRLPEMQALGASIVAIAPEQPVKTVATSEKDHLTFPVLSDAGNNVARQFKLVFPVAEVLRPIYKNIGADLPAYNGDESWELPMPGTFVVDKSGTVRLAFVDADYTRRLEPQAIVECLRQITQA